From the genome of Bosea sp. Tri-49, one region includes:
- a CDS encoding 3-keto-5-aminohexanoate cleavage protein — translation MSKVIITCAVTGGIHTPTMSDHLPITPDEIASQAIAAAEAGAAILHLHARDPKDGRPTPDPAVFMEFLPRIKQATDAVVNITTGGGLTMTVEERLAAPLKAAPEMCSLNMGSMNFALHPLAEKYSNWKHPWEQPYLANTKDFIFRNTFGDIERIYKLLGEGHGTKFEHECYDVGHLYNLAHCLDRGWFRPPVFLQLIFGILGGIGADPDNLMFMKRTADKLFGKDYHWSVLAAGRHQMAFCTQAAMLGGNVRVGLEDSLFIGRGKLATSNAEQVAKIRRIVEELGYEIATPEEARATLGLKGGDRVNF, via the coding sequence ATGAGCAAGGTCATCATCACCTGCGCCGTCACCGGCGGCATCCATACGCCGACCATGTCGGACCACCTGCCGATCACGCCGGACGAGATTGCGAGCCAGGCGATCGCGGCGGCGGAAGCCGGCGCGGCGATCCTGCATCTGCATGCGCGCGACCCCAAGGATGGCCGCCCGACACCGGACCCGGCCGTGTTCATGGAGTTCCTGCCGCGGATCAAGCAGGCGACCGATGCCGTCGTGAACATCACCACCGGTGGCGGCCTGACCATGACGGTCGAGGAGCGCCTCGCCGCGCCGCTCAAGGCCGCGCCCGAGATGTGCTCGCTCAACATGGGCTCGATGAACTTCGCGCTGCATCCTCTCGCGGAGAAGTACAGCAACTGGAAGCATCCCTGGGAACAGCCCTACCTCGCCAACACCAAGGACTTCATCTTCCGCAACACCTTCGGCGACATCGAACGCATCTACAAGCTGCTCGGCGAGGGCCACGGCACCAAGTTCGAGCATGAATGCTACGATGTCGGCCACCTCTACAATCTCGCCCATTGCCTCGATCGCGGCTGGTTCCGGCCGCCGGTCTTCCTGCAATTGATCTTCGGCATTTTGGGCGGCATCGGCGCCGATCCCGACAATCTGATGTTCATGAAGCGCACCGCCGACAAGCTCTTCGGCAAGGACTACCACTGGTCGGTGCTCGCCGCCGGGCGCCACCAGATGGCCTTCTGCACGCAAGCCGCGATGCTGGGCGGCAATGTCCGGGTCGGGCTGGAAGACAGCCTGTTCATCGGCAGGGGCAAGCTCGCGACCTCCAATGCCGAGCAGGTCGCCAAAATCCGCCGCATCGTCGAGGAGCTCGGCTACGAGATCGCCACGCCCGAGGAGGCTCGCGCCACGCTCGGCCTCAAGGGCGGCGACCGCGTGAACTTCTGA
- a CDS encoding ABC transporter ATP-binding protein gives MAQDSGRLTQQPVVAVRGLTRRYGERTIIDDVDLDIGRGEFVALLGRSGSGKSTFLRALAGLDHGVPGSGRLGTPDAVSVVFQDARLLPWKKVVDNVSLGLKSETPRERALHALAEVELTARAQAWPTQLSGGEQQRAALARSLVREPELLLLDEPFGALDALTRLRMQALLLDLCARHRPAVLLVTHDVDEAIHLAQRVLVLDEGRFVVDLDVDLPAEAGARQRRFAEVRSELLSSLGVTQEELRRVA, from the coding sequence ATGGCGCAAGATTCTGGCCGACTGACCCAGCAGCCCGTGGTCGCGGTCCGCGGCCTCACCCGCCGCTATGGCGAGCGCACCATCATCGACGATGTCGATCTCGACATCGGCCGCGGCGAGTTCGTCGCCTTGCTCGGCCGCTCGGGCTCGGGCAAGAGCACCTTCCTGCGCGCGCTTGCCGGGCTCGACCATGGCGTGCCCGGCTCCGGCCGGCTCGGCACGCCCGATGCGGTCTCGGTCGTCTTCCAGGATGCACGCCTGCTGCCCTGGAAGAAGGTCGTCGACAATGTCTCGCTCGGGCTGAAGAGCGAGACCCCTCGTGAGCGCGCTTTGCACGCTCTCGCCGAGGTTGAGCTCACCGCGCGGGCACAGGCCTGGCCGACGCAACTCTCCGGCGGCGAGCAGCAGCGCGCCGCGCTGGCGCGCTCGCTGGTGCGCGAGCCCGAGCTGCTGTTGCTCGACGAGCCCTTCGGCGCGCTCGATGCGCTGACCCGGCTGCGCATGCAGGCGCTGCTGCTCGATCTCTGCGCCCGCCATCGCCCGGCGGTGCTGCTCGTCACCCATGACGTCGACGAAGCGATCCATCTCGCCCAGCGTGTATTGGTGCTCGATGAAGGTCGCTTCGTCGTCGACCTCGATGTCGACCTGCCGGCCGAAGCCGGGGCACGGCAGCGGCGCTTCGCCGAGGTGCGCAGCGAATTGCTGAGCAGCCTCGGCGTGACCCAGGAGGAGCTGCGCCGCGTCGCCTAG
- a CDS encoding ABC transporter permease, giving the protein MADISLSSAHGAADPAWLKLSRAEPAGTAEKPRRRRKLGPGRPIPYGAALGPALLLILWSIGSAIGYIDDRILSAPWTVATTGWELIQDGRLQENLWTSFQRSFWGLFWGIIAGATLGVIAGLSRIGEYLVDGPIQIKRAIPALALIPLLMLWFGIGEGMKILTIALITFAPIYIQTHDGLRSTDARFIELAETLDLSNAQFLRHVVLPAALPGFLLGLRFGVTYSWLALVVVEQVNATSGLGYMINLARTYGQTEVIILCLAVYAALGLSSDWLVRFITRKALPWRKILAD; this is encoded by the coding sequence ATGGCTGACATCTCGCTCTCCAGCGCGCATGGCGCCGCCGACCCGGCCTGGCTCAAGCTCTCCCGAGCGGAGCCTGCCGGCACGGCCGAGAAGCCCCGCCGCCGGCGCAAGCTCGGCCCCGGCCGGCCGATCCCCTATGGCGCCGCGCTCGGCCCGGCCCTGCTGCTGATCCTCTGGAGCATCGGCTCGGCGATCGGCTATATCGACGACCGCATCCTCTCGGCGCCCTGGACGGTGGCGACCACTGGCTGGGAACTGATCCAGGACGGACGCCTGCAGGAGAATCTCTGGACCTCGTTTCAGCGCTCCTTCTGGGGCCTGTTCTGGGGCATCATCGCCGGCGCCACGCTCGGCGTCATCGCGGGTCTTAGCCGCATCGGCGAATACCTCGTCGACGGCCCGATCCAGATCAAGCGCGCCATCCCAGCGCTGGCGCTGATCCCGCTGCTGATGCTCTGGTTCGGCATCGGCGAGGGCATGAAAATCCTGACGATCGCGCTGATCACCTTCGCGCCGATCTATATCCAGACCCATGACGGGCTTCGCTCGACCGATGCCCGCTTCATCGAGCTCGCCGAGACCCTCGACCTCTCAAATGCGCAGTTCCTGCGCCATGTCGTGCTGCCGGCGGCGCTGCCCGGCTTCCTGCTCGGCCTGCGCTTTGGCGTCACCTATTCCTGGCTCGCTCTCGTCGTGGTCGAGCAGGTCAACGCCACCTCCGGCCTCGGCTACATGATCAACCTCGCCCGCACCTATGGTCAGACCGAGGTCATCATCCTGTGCCTCGCCGTCTACGCCGCGCTCGGCCTGAGCTCGGACTGGCTCGTCCGCTTCATCACCCGAAAGGCTCTGCCATGGCGCAAGATTCTGGCCGACTGA
- a CDS encoding Zn-dependent hydrolase — protein MGLPATARIDIGRFWTTIERSGEIGIGRPGGLSRLALGDADREVRDVFVEWCRQAGLSVRVDGIGNIFARRAGQDNSLPPVVMGSHLDTQVNGGRFDGIAGVLGGLEVCRTLDQLGHRTKRPIEVVNWTNEEGGRFSPPMVGSGCFTGAYTLDWALGRRDDDGRTIGEELDRIGYRGEMEAAPHPFDAYVEFHIEQGPILDREGMQVGVVTGGYASTGMLVEFKGETAHTGPWPMERRRNALIAGARLLVAVDDLGWEHAGSGGKATASRLVAWPNKPGILSDWAQATCDVRHADPETAAVMAERVRRAVHEAAARADCTAEILDVWNWGGKVFADELIEQVRATSLGLGYRTRDILSQAGHDAYFVARHAPTTMIFSPCKGGITHNNQELCTPDDLKPGLNVLLHTVVARADR, from the coding sequence ATGGGTCTGCCAGCGACTGCGCGCATCGATATCGGGCGCTTCTGGACGACGATCGAACGCTCCGGCGAGATCGGCATCGGCCGGCCGGGTGGGCTGTCGCGGCTGGCGCTCGGCGATGCCGACAGAGAGGTGCGCGACGTCTTCGTCGAGTGGTGCCGGCAGGCGGGCCTGAGCGTACGGGTCGACGGTATCGGCAACATCTTCGCGCGCCGAGCCGGGCAGGACAACAGCCTGCCGCCGGTGGTGATGGGCAGCCATCTCGACACGCAGGTGAATGGCGGGCGCTTCGACGGCATCGCCGGCGTGCTCGGCGGGCTTGAGGTCTGCCGCACGCTCGACCAGCTCGGCCACCGCACGAAACGGCCGATCGAGGTCGTCAACTGGACCAATGAGGAGGGCGGGCGCTTCTCGCCGCCGATGGTCGGCTCGGGCTGCTTCACCGGCGCCTATACGCTCGACTGGGCGCTGGGCCGGCGCGACGACGACGGCAGGACGATCGGCGAGGAACTCGACCGGATCGGCTATCGCGGCGAGATGGAGGCAGCTCCCCACCCCTTCGATGCCTATGTCGAGTTCCATATCGAGCAGGGACCGATCCTCGACCGCGAGGGCATGCAGGTCGGCGTCGTCACCGGCGGCTACGCTAGCACCGGCATGCTGGTCGAGTTCAAGGGCGAAACCGCTCATACCGGCCCTTGGCCAATGGAGCGGCGCAGGAACGCGCTGATCGCCGGGGCGCGCCTGCTCGTCGCTGTCGACGATCTCGGCTGGGAGCACGCCGGCAGCGGCGGCAAGGCGACGGCCTCGCGGCTGGTGGCCTGGCCGAACAAGCCGGGCATCCTTTCGGACTGGGCGCAGGCGACCTGCGATGTCCGTCATGCCGACCCGGAAACTGCTGCGGTGATGGCCGAGCGCGTGCGCCGCGCCGTGCATGAGGCGGCGGCGCGGGCCGATTGCACGGCAGAGATCCTCGATGTCTGGAACTGGGGCGGCAAGGTCTTCGCCGACGAGCTGATCGAACAGGTCCGCGCCACCTCGCTCGGCCTCGGCTACCGCACGCGCGATATCCTGAGCCAGGCCGGGCACGACGCCTATTTCGTCGCCCGCCACGCGCCGACGACGATGATCTTTTCACCCTGCAAAGGCGGCATCACCCACAACAATCAGGAGCTCTGCACACCGGATGATCTCAAGCCCGGTCTCAACGTACTGCTGCACACCGTGGTGGCGCGGGCGGACCGCTGA
- a CDS encoding ABC transporter substrate-binding protein yields MKLTYALPLAAALLASPAAAQKLPETAPIPERVAPGTTLVIGDPQTRVALTLSGELAKLPFKVEWANISGGPQTIEAFRAKALDIGSVADIPPIHAQWTGLEVRIVAAKFRRDPVGHPIYVIATAPGSGITKLEDIKGRKIAFSPGQAQGALVLRVLKKLNLRHDEVQLVELPSVGDAYVNALASKLVDAAPIAEANKQRFVQNYERDGAKALPHGLRDDPAYLYVVKASLEDPGKAAAIRAYVQAWGRATKWIETHPEEWIKGYYVKDQGLKADSGRFLVESNGDPDVPLDWGGAIERQQETIDLLAAELKKPVLKAATLFDRRFEQVAGAAYQGE; encoded by the coding sequence ATGAAATTGACTTACGCCCTGCCACTTGCCGCCGCGCTGCTCGCCAGCCCTGCCGCAGCCCAGAAGCTTCCGGAGACCGCGCCGATCCCCGAGCGCGTCGCGCCGGGGACGACGCTGGTGATCGGCGATCCGCAGACCAGGGTGGCTCTTACCTTGTCGGGGGAGCTCGCCAAGCTGCCCTTCAAGGTCGAATGGGCCAACATCTCCGGTGGCCCGCAGACGATCGAGGCCTTTCGGGCCAAGGCGCTGGACATCGGCTCCGTCGCTGACATCCCACCGATCCATGCGCAATGGACCGGCCTCGAGGTCAGGATCGTCGCTGCCAAGTTCCGGCGCGATCCGGTCGGCCATCCGATCTATGTGATTGCCACGGCGCCGGGCTCCGGCATCACCAAGCTCGAGGACATCAAGGGCCGCAAGATCGCCTTCAGCCCCGGCCAGGCGCAGGGTGCGCTCGTACTGCGTGTGCTGAAGAAGCTGAATCTCAGGCATGACGAGGTTCAGCTCGTCGAATTGCCGAGCGTCGGCGACGCCTACGTCAACGCGCTGGCGAGCAAGCTCGTCGACGCCGCGCCGATCGCGGAGGCGAACAAGCAGCGCTTCGTCCAGAATTACGAGCGCGACGGCGCCAAGGCGCTGCCGCACGGCTTACGCGACGATCCCGCCTATCTCTACGTGGTGAAGGCCTCGCTGGAGGACCCCGGCAAGGCGGCGGCGATCCGCGCCTATGTCCAGGCCTGGGGACGCGCCACGAAGTGGATCGAGACCCATCCCGAGGAGTGGATCAAGGGCTATTACGTCAAGGACCAGGGGCTGAAGGCCGATTCCGGTCGCTTCCTGGTCGAATCGAACGGTGATCCCGACGTGCCGCTCGACTGGGGCGGGGCGATCGAGCGCCAGCAGGAAACCATCGACCTCCTCGCCGCCGAACTGAAGAAGCCGGTGCTCAAAGCCGCGACGCTGTTCGACCGGCGCTTCGAGCAGGTCGCCGGCGCGGCCTATCAGGGAGAGTGA
- a CDS encoding RidA family protein has protein sequence MRREIIEVPVISEAIRRLGAPTSALARVGDLLFTCGMPPIDTVTGEIVSGDIETQTRAAMDALAVTLRHGGSSLDEVIKATIFVTDPALMGGVNAVYRTYFTTGFPARTSAAIRPWPLPFDIEIECVAAIG, from the coding sequence ATGCGCCGTGAGATCATCGAAGTTCCCGTCATCTCCGAGGCGATCCGCCGGCTCGGCGCGCCGACCTCGGCACTGGCCCGCGTCGGCGACCTGCTCTTCACCTGCGGCATGCCGCCGATCGACACCGTAACCGGCGAGATCGTCAGTGGCGATATCGAGACGCAAACGCGCGCCGCGATGGATGCACTCGCGGTCACCTTGCGCCATGGCGGCTCCTCGCTCGATGAGGTGATCAAGGCGACGATCTTCGTCACCGATCCCGCGCTGATGGGCGGGGTCAACGCGGTCTATCGGACTTACTTCACCACGGGCTTCCCGGCCCGGACCAGCGCCGCGATCCGGCCCTGGCCATTGCCCTTCGACATCGAGATCGAATGTGTAGCGGCGATCGGCTGA
- a CDS encoding ABC transporter substrate-binding protein: protein MKGLVSALAIVTALLGALPAAAEISDGAVKIGVLTDMSGVYSDITGKGSITAARMAVEDCLKAECAGMKIEVVSADHQNKADVGSAITREWIDRQGVDVLADMSNASLQLAIPPLLKDKNRVGLFPGGTARLTGDACQPDHIVQWMWDTYVQVAGIANHLTKPGTKWYLVTADYALGHQLEADAKTLVTAKGGVYAGSVRHAFPAVDLSSQLLTAQGSGADLIALANAGGDTVAGIKTARDFGIGQDKQKLVAFFLTAMDVKSVGLASAQGTILTEGFYWNIDERTRAFSERFKTAHGAVPSAIQAGVYSSVRHYLKAVVAAKSDEAKTVIAKMRELPIEDEVVRNAKLREDGRMVHDFYVFQVKKPAESKGEWDLYDLVATIPGDQAFRPLAQSACPAIKK from the coding sequence ATGAAGGGTCTGGTTTCGGCGCTCGCCATCGTCACCGCATTGCTCGGCGCCCTGCCCGCCGCAGCCGAGATCTCGGACGGCGCCGTCAAGATCGGCGTGCTGACCGACATGTCCGGCGTCTATTCCGACATCACCGGCAAGGGCTCGATCACCGCCGCCCGCATGGCGGTCGAGGACTGCCTCAAGGCCGAATGCGCCGGCATGAAGATCGAGGTCGTCTCGGCCGATCATCAGAACAAGGCGGATGTCGGCTCGGCGATCACCCGCGAATGGATCGACCGGCAGGGCGTCGACGTGCTCGCCGACATGTCGAACGCCTCGCTGCAGCTCGCGATCCCGCCGCTGCTGAAGGACAAGAACCGGGTCGGCCTGTTCCCCGGCGGCACGGCGCGCCTGACCGGCGATGCCTGCCAGCCCGACCATATCGTCCAGTGGATGTGGGACACCTATGTCCAGGTCGCAGGGATCGCCAACCACCTGACCAAGCCCGGCACCAAATGGTACCTGGTCACCGCCGACTATGCTCTCGGCCACCAACTCGAGGCCGACGCCAAGACGCTCGTCACCGCCAAGGGCGGGGTCTATGCCGGTTCGGTCCGGCATGCCTTCCCGGCGGTCGATCTCTCTTCCCAGCTCCTGACGGCGCAGGGCTCGGGCGCCGACCTGATCGCGCTCGCCAATGCCGGCGGCGACACAGTCGCCGGGATCAAGACCGCCCGCGATTTCGGCATCGGCCAGGACAAGCAGAAGCTGGTCGCCTTCTTCCTGACCGCGATGGACGTAAAAAGCGTCGGCCTCGCCTCGGCGCAGGGCACGATCCTGACCGAAGGCTTTTACTGGAACATCGACGAGCGCACCCGCGCCTTCTCCGAGCGTTTCAAGACAGCGCACGGCGCGGTGCCCTCGGCGATCCAGGCCGGCGTCTATTCCTCGGTCCGGCACTATCTCAAGGCGGTCGTCGCGGCGAAGTCGGACGAGGCCAAGACCGTGATCGCCAAGATGCGCGAGCTGCCGATCGAGGACGAGGTCGTGCGCAACGCCAAGCTGCGCGAGGATGGCCGCATGGTCCACGACTTCTACGTCTTCCAGGTCAAGAAGCCGGCGGAGTCGAAAGGCGAATGGGACCTCTACGACCTCGTCGCCACCATCCCCGGCGACCAGGCCTTCCGCCCGCTCGCCCAGAGCGCCTGCCCGGCGATCAAGAAGTAG
- a CDS encoding LLM class flavin-dependent oxidoreductase, with protein sequence MSSAGRQLTLNLFIYPGGHHEAAWRYKDSEPARVLDIRYYQELAQKAEAAKFDAIFFADGPSLPENVRYSSRVRFEPITWLTAIAAATEKIGLIGTASTTYNEPYNLARLFASLDHISGGRAGWNIVTTSDAGAAHNFGLPEHPPHGERYEKAREFLDVVTKLWDSWEDDALVADPESGVFADADKVHRIDHVGKHYRVRGPLNVSRSPQGRPVYVQAGSSEDGRSFAAQFAEAIFTAHQTLGSAQEFYSDIKARAATLGRRPDHLRILPGISPFLGSTQAEADRLEEEINELIQPAASLDQLKRMIGVDLSGYDLDGPVPRHIIDTNGPKGLASRFQLVVDIVDRENPTIRQLIQRLAGARGHRVVVGTPEHVAGEIQTWFEQGAADGFNVMPPWIHGGFEVFVAEVVPILRKRGLFRQDYSGSTLRDHYGLPRPDSLFAAEQRKSA encoded by the coding sequence ATGTCCAGTGCTGGCCGCCAGCTCACGCTCAACCTGTTCATTTATCCCGGCGGCCATCACGAGGCCGCCTGGCGCTACAAGGACTCCGAGCCGGCGCGGGTCCTCGACATCCGCTACTATCAGGAACTGGCGCAGAAGGCCGAGGCCGCGAAGTTCGATGCGATCTTCTTCGCTGACGGGCCGTCGCTGCCGGAAAACGTGCGCTATTCCTCGCGGGTTCGTTTCGAGCCGATCACCTGGCTGACCGCGATCGCGGCGGCGACCGAGAAGATTGGCCTGATCGGCACGGCCTCGACCACTTACAATGAACCCTACAACCTCGCCCGGCTGTTCGCCTCGCTCGACCATATCAGCGGCGGCCGCGCCGGTTGGAACATCGTCACCACGAGCGATGCTGGGGCCGCCCATAATTTCGGCCTGCCGGAGCATCCGCCGCATGGCGAGCGCTACGAGAAGGCCCGCGAATTTCTCGACGTCGTCACCAAGCTCTGGGACAGCTGGGAGGACGACGCGCTCGTCGCCGACCCAGAGAGCGGCGTCTTCGCCGATGCCGACAAGGTCCATCGCATCGACCATGTCGGCAAGCACTACCGCGTGCGCGGGCCGCTCAACGTCTCGCGCTCGCCGCAGGGGCGGCCGGTCTATGTCCAGGCCGGCTCCTCGGAGGATGGCCGCTCCTTCGCGGCTCAGTTCGCCGAGGCGATCTTCACGGCGCACCAGACGCTCGGAAGCGCGCAGGAGTTCTACTCCGACATCAAGGCCCGTGCCGCCACTCTAGGCCGCCGGCCGGATCACTTACGCATCCTGCCCGGGATCAGCCCGTTCCTCGGTTCGACGCAGGCTGAGGCAGATCGGCTCGAGGAGGAGATCAACGAGCTGATCCAGCCCGCCGCCTCGCTCGACCAGCTCAAGCGCATGATCGGCGTCGACCTCAGCGGTTACGATCTCGATGGACCCGTGCCGCGCCATATCATCGATACGAATGGACCGAAGGGGCTAGCGAGCCGCTTCCAGCTCGTCGTCGACATCGTCGACCGCGAGAACCCGACGATCCGTCAGCTAATCCAGCGCCTTGCCGGTGCGCGCGGACATCGTGTCGTCGTCGGCACACCGGAGCATGTCGCGGGCGAGATCCAGACTTGGTTCGAGCAGGGTGCCGCTGACGGGTTCAATGTGATGCCGCCCTGGATCCATGGCGGCTTCGAGGTCTTCGTCGCCGAGGTCGTGCCGATCCTGCGCAAGCGCGGCCTGTTCCGGCAGGACTATTCCGGATCGACCCTGCGCGATCACTACGGCTTGCCACGTCCGGATAGCCTCTTCGCCGCAGAGCAGCGCAAGAGCGCCTGA
- a CDS encoding TetR/AcrR family transcriptional regulator, which produces MPTRDRILDAAERLFAERGGADGASMRDLAAAAGVRLSQLSYHFGSKEALYRAVFARRAHALALARAQALGEAMARPALDIGEIVAALIGPSVRQRFSEGVQGAAFAMMTAREAVDPREAARGVVAEHFDPTARQFVAALGKVYPQAPEGALVDAYLFMVGALVMTMAAGDRATRLDQERDAVPVVENAEQLLQRLTGFCAAGIDGLLRGR; this is translated from the coding sequence ATGCCGACGAGAGATCGCATTCTCGACGCTGCCGAGCGGCTTTTTGCCGAACGCGGGGGTGCCGACGGCGCCTCGATGCGCGATCTTGCGGCGGCGGCGGGCGTACGGCTCTCGCAGCTCAGCTATCATTTCGGCTCGAAGGAAGCGCTCTACCGCGCCGTCTTCGCCCGCCGGGCCCATGCCCTGGCGCTAGCGCGTGCGCAGGCGCTCGGTGAGGCCATGGCCCGGCCGGCTCTCGACATCGGCGAGATCGTCGCCGCCTTGATCGGCCCCTCCGTCCGCCAGCGATTCAGCGAGGGCGTGCAGGGCGCGGCCTTTGCCATGATGACCGCCCGCGAAGCCGTCGACCCGCGCGAGGCGGCACGCGGCGTCGTCGCCGAGCATTTCGATCCGACCGCACGGCAGTTCGTTGCGGCGCTGGGCAAGGTCTATCCGCAGGCGCCAGAGGGGGCGCTTGTCGACGCCTATCTCTTCATGGTCGGGGCGCTGGTCATGACCATGGCCGCCGGCGACCGCGCCACACGACTCGACCAGGAGCGCGATGCCGTGCCGGTGGTCGAGAATGCCGAACAGCTTTTGCAGCGCCTCACCGGCTTCTGCGCTGCCGGTATTGATGGCCTGCTACGGGGCCGGTGA
- a CDS encoding SMP-30/gluconolactonase/LRE family protein: MSPRPNPLDGFVIDPAAISYVGDGLQRPECILAERDGSLWSADARGGVVHIRADGTQELITQTASRGFAEAADEEARFVSGTLPNGLAFARNGDVLISNFGTDRLEVMTRSGETRVLVDTIDGQAIGKVNFVLRDSRDRIWLTISTRTTNWMRAMSPNVRDGYVALYDGGRLRIVADGFAFTNEIRLDANEEWLYVAETCACRVTRLRVQPDGSLIDREVFGPSDHGAFIDGIAFDAHGNLWGTHVMVDRVFALTPEGDLRILLDDDRGSEAGEALMAAFARDEATPELMLACGGTIAPWFASITFGGPDLRTAHIGSLRGSRIPSFRSPVAGLPMAHWHDR; this comes from the coding sequence ATGTCGCCTCGCCCCAACCCGCTCGACGGCTTCGTCATCGATCCCGCCGCGATCAGCTATGTCGGCGACGGCCTGCAGCGGCCCGAATGCATTCTGGCCGAGCGCGACGGCTCGCTCTGGAGCGCCGATGCGCGCGGCGGCGTCGTCCATATCAGGGCTGATGGCACGCAGGAACTGATCACGCAGACGGCGAGCCGCGGCTTCGCCGAGGCTGCCGACGAGGAGGCGCGCTTCGTCTCCGGCACCTTGCCGAACGGCCTCGCCTTCGCCCGCAATGGCGACGTGCTGATCTCGAATTTCGGCACCGATCGGCTGGAGGTGATGACGCGCTCGGGCGAGACGCGCGTGCTGGTCGATACGATCGACGGGCAGGCGATCGGCAAGGTCAATTTCGTCCTGCGCGACAGCCGGGACCGGATCTGGCTGACGATCTCGACGCGGACGACAAACTGGATGCGGGCGATGAGCCCCAATGTTCGCGACGGCTATGTCGCGCTCTATGATGGCGGGCGCCTGCGCATCGTCGCCGACGGATTCGCCTTCACCAACGAGATCAGGCTCGATGCCAACGAGGAATGGCTCTACGTCGCCGAGACCTGCGCCTGCCGGGTGACGCGATTGCGGGTCCAGCCCGATGGCAGCCTCATCGATCGCGAGGTCTTCGGCCCGAGCGACCATGGCGCCTTTATCGACGGCATCGCCTTCGACGCCCATGGCAATCTCTGGGGCACGCATGTGATGGTCGACCGGGTCTTCGCGCTCACGCCCGAAGGCGACCTTCGCATCCTGCTCGACGACGATCGCGGCAGCGAGGCCGGCGAGGCGCTGATGGCCGCCTTCGCCCGCGACGAGGCGACGCCCGAATTGATGCTGGCCTGCGGCGGGACGATCGCGCCCTGGTTCGCCAGCATCACCTTCGGCGGCCCCGACCTTCGCACAGCCCATATCGGCAGCCTGCGCGGCAGCCGCATCCCCTCATTCAGATCACCGGTCGCCGGCCTGCCGATGGCGCACTGGCACGACCGCTAG
- a CDS encoding cyclase family protein, with amino-acid sequence MPGRLVDLSIPLENDVPADPPFQKVRIDYRTHEATAKDIAAAFPGLKPEQLPDGMGWAVELATISTHNGTHVDAPWHYHPTQDGGAPALRIDECPLDWFLQPGVKLDFRHLPDGHVVTPDEIDAELARIGHILSPLEIVIANTRAGARYGEADYVDSGCGFGREATLHLVRQGIKVVGTDGWSWDAPFSHTARRFAETGDASLIWEGHKAGREVGYCQIEKLHNLEALPATGFTISCLPVKVRNGSAGWTRAVAIMPA; translated from the coding sequence CTGCCAGGCCGCCTCGTCGATCTGTCGATTCCGCTCGAGAACGACGTTCCTGCCGATCCGCCTTTCCAGAAGGTCAGAATCGACTACCGCACGCACGAGGCGACGGCGAAGGACATCGCCGCGGCGTTTCCGGGCCTGAAGCCCGAGCAACTGCCTGATGGCATGGGCTGGGCGGTCGAGCTCGCGACGATCTCGACCCATAACGGCACCCATGTCGATGCGCCTTGGCATTACCACCCGACGCAGGATGGCGGCGCGCCGGCGCTCAGGATCGATGAATGCCCGCTCGACTGGTTCCTGCAGCCGGGGGTGAAGCTCGACTTCCGCCATCTGCCGGATGGCCATGTGGTCACCCCCGACGAGATCGACGCCGAGCTCGCGCGGATTGGCCACATCCTCAGCCCCCTCGAAATCGTCATCGCCAATACGCGGGCCGGCGCGCGCTATGGCGAGGCCGACTATGTCGATTCCGGCTGCGGCTTCGGCCGCGAGGCGACGCTGCATCTGGTGCGCCAGGGCATCAAGGTGGTCGGCACCGATGGCTGGAGCTGGGATGCGCCGTTCAGCCATACCGCCCGGCGTTTTGCCGAGACAGGAGACGCCTCGCTGATCTGGGAGGGCCACAAGGCCGGGCGCGAGGTCGGCTACTGCCAGATCGAGAAGCTGCACAATCTCGAAGCGCTGCCGGCGACCGGCTTCACCATCAGCTGCCTGCCGGTGAAGGTCCGCAACGGCTCGGCCGGCTGGACGCGTGCCGTGGCGATCATGCCCGCCTGA